A genome region from Methanobrevibacter oralis includes the following:
- a CDS encoding MarR family winged helix-turn-helix transcriptional regulator has translation MYFENSFNLIAWIHNLSKNQMKYLKSKISEFDLGHEVQYVMMIYDNPKISQDDLVNMSGQSKGNIAKSLKKLEDSGYIKREINPNNRRKYMLKTTAKGDTLVPQVRKISKEWEMEVGITEDDYELKKRIREIAINNMKLVENL, from the coding sequence ATGTACTTTGAAAATTCGTTTAATTTAATTGCATGGATTCATAATTTATCTAAAAATCAAATGAAGTATCTAAAATCAAAAATATCAGAATTTGACTTAGGTCATGAGGTACAATATGTAATGATGATTTATGATAATCCCAAAATCTCACAAGATGATTTAGTTAACATGTCCGGTCAAAGCAAAGGAAATATTGCAAAATCTCTAAAAAAACTAGAAGATAGTGGATATATTAAAAGAGAAATTAATCCTAATAATAGACGAAAATACATGTTAAAAACAACAGCAAAAGGTGATACATTAGTTCCTCAAGTTAGAAAAATATCTAAAGAATGGGAAATGGAAGTAGGAATAACAGAAGATGATTATGAATTGAAAAAGAGAATAAGAGAGATAGCTATTAACAACATGAAGCTTGTAGAAAATTTATAA
- a CDS encoding MFS transporter, translated as MKIELEHYVIFVSFITSFFAVFLSNGVIIGVPAIANDFAMNNVIQNWVPTILFLVVAVFTVPAGQISGKFGVKKSLTMGILVYLIGSAGAALSFSTESFLVFRIFQGAGMAFLNVSAMAMVVSAVKPQNRGKALGFTVTGVYLATSLSPVICGFLVHNLGWRSMFYFVIPFLAICIILIVLKIPGEWKTYEKDKIDKTGSILYALGILAFIYGFTALTNINGIILTVIGIILLIVFAIYELKQKTPVFNMNLFKNSKFTSSNIAALCSYLAIMAVTTIINYHLQYVRGFDAQISGLILIITPIIMAIIAPNAGKLSDKIHPQKLAATGMTIAVIGLGILTFLNENTPIYFLILAMILEGIGMGLFSSPNMNAIMSSVPLKDAPTASASQATMRTIGQTMSLGLLTLIFALIMGNLKLSPQYANMIVQSSQIICGICTMACMIGIFASLVGIHSKDEFNIQKPN; from the coding sequence ATGAAAATAGAATTAGAACATTATGTGATATTTGTATCGTTTATAACATCATTTTTTGCAGTGTTTTTATCAAATGGTGTAATAATAGGAGTTCCAGCTATTGCAAATGATTTTGCAATGAATAATGTTATTCAAAATTGGGTTCCTACTATTTTATTTTTAGTTGTAGCTGTTTTTACAGTTCCAGCAGGACAAATTTCAGGTAAATTTGGAGTAAAAAAATCATTAACAATGGGAATTTTAGTATATTTAATTGGTTCGGCTGGTGCAGCTTTATCATTTTCAACAGAATCATTTTTAGTATTTAGGATATTTCAGGGAGCAGGCATGGCATTTTTAAATGTATCTGCTATGGCAATGGTCGTATCTGCAGTAAAACCTCAAAATAGAGGTAAAGCTTTAGGATTTACAGTTACTGGCGTATATTTAGCCACTTCATTATCTCCAGTAATATGCGGATTTTTAGTACATAATTTAGGTTGGAGATCAATGTTTTACTTTGTAATTCCATTTTTAGCAATATGCATTATCTTAATTGTTTTAAAAATTCCTGGAGAATGGAAAACCTATGAAAAAGATAAAATCGATAAAACAGGTTCTATATTATACGCATTGGGCATTTTAGCATTTATTTATGGATTTACAGCATTGACAAATATTAATGGAATAATCTTAACTGTTATTGGAATAATCTTATTAATTGTATTTGCTATTTACGAATTAAAACAAAAAACTCCAGTATTTAATATGAATTTATTTAAAAATAGTAAGTTTACTTCATCTAATATAGCTGCTCTATGCAGTTATTTAGCTATTATGGCTGTTACTACAATAATAAATTATCATTTACAATATGTTAGAGGATTTGATGCACAAATATCTGGACTTATATTGATAATAACACCAATTATCATGGCAATAATAGCACCTAATGCAGGTAAATTATCAGATAAAATTCATCCACAAAAGCTAGCTGCAACTGGAATGACAATTGCAGTTATTGGTCTTGGAATTTTAACATTCTTAAATGAAAATACGCCTATATACTTTTTAATTTTAGCAATGATTTTAGAGGGTATTGGAATGGGACTTTTCTCATCACCAAACATGAATGCAATTATGAGTTCAGTTCCACTAAAAGATGCTCCAACAGCTTCTGCTTCACAAGCAACAATGAGAACAATTGGTCAAACAATGAGTTTAGGACTTTTAACTTTAATTTTTGCATTAATTATGGGTAATCTAAAATTATCTCCACAATATGCAAATATGATTGTTCAAAGCTCTCAAATCATTTGTGGAATATGTACAATGGCTTGCATGATTGGAATTTTTGCATCATTGGTTGGAATTCACTCAAAAGATGAATT